The genomic DNA acattacCATTGAAGTGTCATCCACACATCTTCAGCCCTTCTCTTTCTATCTCACATCTCTCTAAATTCAACTCAccctctctgtttttttgttttgtttttaaatttcagcgctctccctctctttctctgtcctctctccctcctctctgagGTTAGGTTTTTAAACTGGCGTAGTTTTCCTGTTAAGTGTATCTGAGTTGCTATCCCTGTCCCTTTTAGCCGTCAGTCGGTCCAGGGTTCCCACGTTGCCCCTGTCCCTCTCCATGGTGGCTGTAGACATTGGGGCCTGCTGGGCCGGTGCGGCGGCTGATGTGGAGGTATTCAGCGGTGCTGCGTTCTGGGCTACAGCTGCCGCCGCCGCCAAGTTGGACTTGGAGTGAGACGGGAGCGTGCCGCCGCTTATcaccgctcctcctcctccaccactaCCGCCGGAATCTTTCGGGAAGTAGTTGTGGAGCTGGTACAAGGTGGCGCGATCCACCGTGCCGTACAGCGGTGGGGCGCCACCTCCCAGGCTGCCCAGTTTGGAGTCCCTCGTCAGGGTGTACATGGAGATGTCGCCTCCTCCGCTTCCACCGCTGCTGGAGTGGTGCGGGTTGGGTAGTGTGGCCACGGAGAAGGGCGGAGCGGACGGCGGCAGGCTGAAGGTCTTGGAGACGCCAATGGGTGAGGTCTCCGGTGAGTGCGGAGGGTCGGTGGAGCGTGAGCTGGAGCGGGAGCGCCGTCTGAAGCGGTAGCTGGGCAGCCGCAGCATGGCGTGCGTGGTGCTCTTGAAGAGGTCGGTGCGGGAGCGGCAACGCAGCTCTTTGTTCTTCTCGATGTAGATGTTGACAGCGAGGACGCCGACCATCTCGGCCAGGATGAAGGACAGGCCACCGAAGTAGAAGGACCAGCCGTAAGAGTAATGCCATTTTTTATCCTCGTCCTTCTTGGGGGAGATGTCGCTCAGCGCTGCAGAGATGTAGACGATAACTCCGATGATGTTGCTAAGGCCTGAGGAAATATACAAGACTGCTAAGTGCTCTTCTGAGACAAataaacctgcagattcctttTTGCAGGCAGGAATAGTAGAAGTATGTCTTTTAAATTACACAGAAAGGAGGCAGGCACAatataaaagacacattatGCATAAGAATATCACGGAATGCATTTGACTAATAGTGTGAAACAGCAcaatttaaattcagtttttagtGGAATAAAACAGACTGGAGAGACAAAGGGATGAATTAAATGTccaaccagggctaaaacaccaaAGCATATAGCACATTTTGATATACTTTAATATCATTTCAACCCACATTTGCAAGCACACCCATTCATCCCAAAAACCACATCAAAGCTGTAATCTTACCTGCAGCCACAAACAGTATCCCTCCACCTAGAATAATGTTCCTTTTGCTCTTGTAGAAGCTGCTGGAAGCAACGCACACTCCGCCCAGCAGGAGCAGTATAGCACTGAGGATGGGGAAGATACTGGAGGCTCGCACCACACCTGCAGATGACGACACCgacaaaaaaaatcctcttttttttttttcactgaaatgtCGTTGTTTCGTCTGTTCTTATTGCATCTGTTCTATGATAACGCAGAATCACATTgtgatgatttttcttttcttttagggTGCCACCAGGctgggagttctggtcctctgaaatgaggccaacgaggaagtaacttaaaactgcattctatcaaaaggccaccaggggacgaccgttttggtgtcaaaaggacttccgtctctatacaagtaaatggagaattcaccaacttctcacttgatttctaacctcagtaaacgttttcaaaatgtgtttatggtctcaatagctagtttaaagccttattcaatgcagtatgatgttcatttgggacattttggcctccctgattttatatttgacgataaagcagggtatgcattgacaggttgattggttcacaggttcaggagggcgcctcatgccccttctgatgcccatataagtagaatccgtgtttttatttttcccgacATGCATctgaaattttcaaaatggcgctgctcagatctgatactattggcttccgagcagcagtccacaaaccaatgggtgatgtcacggatgttacggccaatttttttatatacagtctatgggtgcAACACCATTCGAATGTGCAAAGTTAACAGCCTTGTGACACTTCTGCGAGAACAAGTGTTACAAAGACTTGCTATAGATGACACTACAACTTGGCTCTGGGACAGCACATACTAGAGGCTATCTATTAATACCAGTTTCCTCCATCATGTTTAAGATACATAATTGTTGAtagcagaaaaaaatgatttaacctttgtgtcgtactcctgggtcaaactgaccccgtctgttttgactgttccttctttcctcccttcctttctcacttcctccatccctccttcttttcttccctccttccttacttcctttccttcctcctttcctccctccttctctctctctttcctccctcctacctttctcccttccttctttcctctgtccttctttctttccttccttcctcttttcctttctccctccctccttccctccttccttcctccctcctttccttctttcttccttcctcccttcctttcttcctccctccctcctttccttctttctttctttcttccttccttcctcccttcctttcttcctccctccatccatcctttccttccttcttcctccgttccatccttccttcttcctccctcccttcctcctttcctcccttcttcccttccacccttccttcttccttctctcctttcctttccttccttccttcctccctcctttacttccttcttcctcccttccttccctcctttccttcctcccttccttctttcttcctcccttccttacttgacttgaggacaacaggagggttaaaaaagcTTCTTTAAGTAGTAACAAAAATAACCTGTAAGTTAAAGCACATTAGCAAACAGCCATAACAGTCATGGCGACCATTAACCTTCTCAACAAGAGGCCTGAACCTGCTTTTAAATTGATCAGTGGTTCAAATTCTACTGTCCACTCATACTCAAATGTACATATGACGAATAAAAGAAAGTCAGTGAGTGTAGAAATATAACAAGCGTTGCTGCTTCCATCGGTGCCACGAGGGCTCATTGAATGatttgatgaaaatgaaaatgatcagtGAATCATACGCTACGACCCTCTCATCCCACGTCAACAACCTACAGGGGATTTTGGGACCTCGTGTAAAACGGCACTCTCCATCACACCATCAGCAAAATACCTGATGAGGGATTAACttcaatccatccaatagaGTTTAGAGATGTGGAGACACAGAGCACTGAGGCTGTTCTGGAGGCTCATTATGGAAGAATACCTTAATAATAAGCCTATTTTGGAGGAATTCAGCCCTCTGCCCTGTAAACGAAATAAATAGGTCCAAATTTCTCTTTGTTCCATGTGCAATCGATGCAATTAACTTGCACAACTCTTGATTGCACTGCTTTTGTGAAAAggctttaaatgattttataaaTGACTGTGAATGTGACCTTTTAATGGATGACAGAGTTCACTCTTTTATACTCTTTTGAtacttttttcttattatttcttattgtgctgtatgctgatgatgatgttctatgtcactgtttatttattataattgttaCGTTAGTTGTGTTGTTGAACTGTTACTGCAAACCAAATTTCCCCTTGAGAGACAATAAAGCtcagaactgaactgaactgaactggtcattccttccttcctttgttccttccttcctcccttctctctttatttcctccccattaccttccttctttcctctgtccttctttccttctttactccttccctccttcctacctccctcctttccttcctaccttccttcctccctcctttccttccttccttccttcttcctccctttttcccttccttcttcctcccttccttccttccttcttcctcccttccttccttctccctcctttccttccttcttcctcccttccttccttcttcctcctttccttccttcttcctccctaccttccttgactcgaggacaacaggagggttaaaactaGACTTTATGGAAACAAGAAGTATTTAAATATCAGCAACTAAATGATTAGTTCAGTGATGGATGGCAGTAAACTTCCTGTCTGCACACCTCAATCCTAAAAGCAGCATGTATAGCTTATACAGTAGCACAGAGATATTACAGAAGATTTAATAACTTTGTCTCTGGAAGCTATTCAGCAAGTTTTGAAGGTGACTTACAGGCTGCGTTAGCATCTGTTTGCCTCCGAAGAGAGAACAGATGATGCTGTGATAAGCATTTATTCACAGACGCTTCTGTCAGACGTCAAATAATTCTCtggatttgttttttaactgtaaaaaaagaaactacgTAGGTGGTGTTTGTCTCCTCAGCACATCTTATTGATTATCTGATAAGTAGCTGATAGGAAAGACTGTTGAGCTATATTAAATTTAAAGTAGTGAGTTTGCAGTGATGTTTTAACCTTGAGGCTGCTCCGCTTATATCAAATAATAATTATCTCCTATAGAGGCTGAATTTTCAGACCTGTCTCTTAGCAGCAGAGCCGTAATGATTTGTTGATAAAGAGATTATCACACCAGCTGTTTTAATGatctttttaatcaattttgtaATATTTCAAGCTAAAACATCATCAGTTAGCTGGTTCTGGCTTCTCAAATGGtcggatttgctgcttttctttgtcagacATCATTGTAATATCCTCGGATGTAGACTTCCTTGGatgaaacaagtcatttgaattatccctcataccttccttctttcctccgtccttccttccttcctttcatttgctcccttctctcctcccttccttccttccttccttccttccttcctttcttccttccttccttccttcccttcttccttcctcccttccttccttcctcccttcctcctttccttccttcttcctcctttcctttctcccttccttccttccttccttccttccttccttctttccttccttccttcctccctccctccttccttcctcccttctttcctccctcctttccttccttcttcctcccttccatccttccttcttcctcccttccttcctagactcgaggacaacaggagggttaaacattgaaactgttaaattgagaaaaaaacctACAGATTAATTGTTCATTGCAGTAACATATTTTgtccacttgggggcagcagaaacaagcagtgaacacaacacaaacatattATCACTTTTTATGTTGATTCATTGAACTCGTTAGAAAAAaagttgcttatttccacatccagcagttactgatcaacattatcattcatgtgGAGTCATGTTTATGTCCACCTGCTGTTAAGTGATgttaagtccaatattctctcttttagctctgtttttactctctaccaactcctgaggggaaatatctaaatgctccactatgttcaccagctagtctacagataactgtgtctgtaGGGCTACAGTGGGGCTTTTTCCAAATTTTCTCAGAAAATGATGctatgagagcactgagagtgaaccaaaacagtaaagttgcagctaaacaatgagctaaaactCTGAAACTATAAAGCTCCAGAAAgccgagaggagctgcagagtcactgataattctctgtaggttcatcactacgaaAAACGCCTCTCACATCTTCATTTCAtacattatcattataaaaATACTGACTATTGCcactttaatgaaaataattgttagttgcattTGAAAACTTTTTAATAGATTTCATTGGACGGCGTAAAACAGCGTCATGGGCCGAGAGAGACGCTTTCCgaattcatttttactttcttgttaacatcagcatttatttgaatttttaaaaatctggaaGCTGTACCTCTCGGATGATCTATTACTCAAAATATTCGGCATTGtcagttttaaaaacaaattgtgaggattgtgaaatattttggaGAGGTACAGTTGAACACAGCGAAGCAgacaagaacattttaagataGCATCACTGCCTCCTTCACAGAAATAGATAcctttatataatatatagatataggAACATATACTCTGTAAACCGAAGGGTTCAGGGCTGCATGAAAAGAATCTGCTCTCACAATAGAGGCAGGATGTGAAACCTGAATCCTGAGCTGAAAATAATCCATTAGTGAAGGCTGTTCTTTCAATCCatctgtgagaaaaaaaaaaaaaaaagaagctttctGCACACCCCCAGACTCCCAACCCCATGCACCTGGGCATctgcacacacagtacacacacagtacacacacagtacacacacacacacacacacacacacacacacactcacacacacacacacacacacacacacacacacacacacacacacacacacacacacacacacacacacacacacacacacctccaggAATGCTTTGCTTGAATCTGACATCCGTGCATTGATGTCCGCCCACCATCCCCTTCTGTCCTTTCTGTATCCGTGTGTGATGGAGactgtgcagtgtgtgtatgtgtgttgtgtccTGTTTAGATGTGTGTTTACGCatgctaaatgtgtgtgtgtgtgtgtgtatgtgtgtgtgtgtgtgtgccagtatACGCCTATTAAATGTTTCTATACATTCTCTGTGAGCATTTGTTGTTCATTTAtcaatatgtgtttatgtgtgtgtgtgtgtgtgtgtgtgtgtgtgtgtgtgtgtgtgtgtgtgtgtgcgtgtgtgtcactCACGCAACAGATACTCTGCAGAATCTTGGTCGTAGTCTGCGTCGTCTGGGAAATGATTGATCTGGGAACACACACCTCGCTTCAAAcctgagaaaaacagagagaaatagagagagaaggagagaggaggaggaagagggtgaggaagaggataacaagaaaaagaagttgaGATCACAAGGAAATGAGGAAGATAGAtaggaaaaagacagaaatggtgaagaaaaatggagaagagatgagaaggaaggacagacgaggaaaaaaaaaacatttttgatgatGAAGTGAGGTACGGGAGAGAAATGAACCAAGTGAGAGGAACACAATTTATGATGgaggattggggggggggggggggggggggtgaattAAGAGAAATATCAAGAGGAAGAGACGGGAGGTGAAAACAAGATAACAGATGGACGGAGAAGACAGATGAATAGACGATGACGAGACAGAAACAATGGGATACAAATAGAGGATGACAAAAACGAGGAGTTCTCAGTCTCTGTAAGGATCTATCATAATGAAACCAGCgattatgaattattattgaTACCGCAAGTAGTTATCAAAGCTAATCAGGCTATTAATTGATATAATTAGGCATTTAACATTTCTCATAAACCAATAAGTCACAATTCTTTACATTTCAGTCCGAGTGGATTTTGCAACACCTCTGATTATTGGTAGAAATGCaacgtttttattttatttgtattgtttaataATTAGCTGCacaagacataaacacacagacatgcagatCAATATTCCTCCATAGGTTACAACATTAGTGCTGCaccactaaaacacacacatactgtacacacacacacacacacatacatatatatactgtgtaaaaatataaaagctgatttttaaatataaacatcatTTATATATCAAGTTTTCTAGCTGCCCTTTGCTCTGAGTAAATTATATCCAACCATGAAAGTATCCGATTCCTATTTATTAAGGCCTAATGCATTCAGGCTCTTCCAGTAAATGACAAGCATTTCTGTTTGCTACAGTCGGACCTGTAAGATACAATCTTGGCTGTAACGTGATAAGTTAAGCAGAGAGTCatggtgtgtgtttgaaataaCACATGCATGAAGAAAACAGCTCCGAAatgcaacagaagaagaagaagagaaagaaagaagagaaactcCCAACCAACGGTGGACTGACGGGATTCATTGCATCATCTGCCTCTAAAgaaattacatgtttttctctcatatCACATACTTTGCTGACAGAGAAACAAAGCATGACAAACTTGCAGCAATGTGTTGGGTAGTGGGTTCAGAGATTGAGAGAGACCCTTTCTTTACAAACCAGGTCTCAATGATTTCTGCATATATGAAATGTACAATAGTGCAGAGAAAAAAGGCTGGACTGCACCTTCTGGACCTGGCCTGCAGGAAAAATATTACACTGTTCGTATTCTGTCAGACTCAAATGATGACAGCGTAACATTTCCATCAAAGCACTTACTGTACAGCAGCAAATAGCAATCCCTGGCATTATACTCAAATtcacttttcatgtttttgtcaataAAGAACTGTTTTGTGTTCCTTACTGATGATCTGATGatgataaattaaattaatcctTAATGTTATAAATTGTGTTTGGTTTTCCggaggtcaaattgaccctgaaCATAATAAATGTTACGAATCCTTGATAAcataaattgtttttctttctaaatgcaataaataaaaaatacttagAGATAATATGAAACTATTAAAACACCAAAAGGATCTTTCTTTCCGATTTTAGGCCAATTGATGAGATTTTAAGGTGATTGGCATATTTCTCCATAGTTGGGTAATATTCTGGATATATAATGGGTTATGTTGAATTTGAGGAAAGTACCTGACACATACACCATTttaattataatcatttttCTAGAGGTTTAAATTGCtggggtcaaattgacctcaaGAAAAAACGATGTTTGCTAATCATGCTACTTCTACCTTTGCTCCTGAGGCAAAATTCATAATAAGAGTAAATGTAAACATaggttgtttttaacatttgaacaaCAAACaatcaatgttgttgttttttcctcataGGGACGATCTGCTCTGATGCTGCAGCTTCCTCTCAATGCCCTGCATGACATTGCTTTGggttcctttttctttcttttttcttcttcactgaaTACAAATGCAACAACAGGCAAATCATATAAGTTGTCTTGTCTGTTATTACTAGACCCTCTGAACGCTGCGTGCTTTGGAAGAACAGCAGCGTGcttctgttttgtgttgtaaatCACATCGAAAAACTGTTTCTGTACGTTTCAATTTCTTGTTGACAGACAATATTTGTTTACCTAGACAGCTATTTGTGCATCGCACGGATGAAATTAACATCAAGAGGAAAAGACAGATCCCCTGTCTCTCTCATGCAATATCGAAGAGACGGGCCGAGCTTGTggtaaacagaaaaaacaccTATGCAAAGAGGAGTCGCGAAGAAAACCTGGAGTCAGCAGTGTGAGAGCTTTTCAAGACAGACAGCCACATCAATGACTCGGAGCGgcaaatattgttatatataataGGAAGAGAAACTGGAATAAGGAGGCATAGAAATCTAAAAATGGGGAAAACCTGGATGAAAAGACCGACAATCTACCCGACATAATATCAGAAATACCAATGAGCCCGTAGCAacacaaacaaccaaacaacaaacaaacagaaggaaaaactgcattttaaacatGATAAATTGATTCTGGATTAACATTTTAAGGCTGCAAATCCTGTACATTTCTTGTCATGCCAGAGCTGATTGCAACACAGTGACAAAACCATAAAGCTTGGTGTTCttgtttattataattacaCTGATgctaaaaatgcacaaacacaagaaCAACCACAAAAAGCTCTATAATGAACATCTTTGGCCCCGCAGagtgtttatatgtatgtatgtgtgtgttctctcccattaaacctgtctgtctgacagctgcagcaaACGCAGGAAAACTACTTAATCAGTCAGTGTATGAGTCACCACGCTTAACGCAGCTCTGGGGCATTATGGTGAGCTTTATGTTCGATGCATAGGTTGTTTGCATGCtctatgtgtgtgagtatattTCAGTACGTGTGCTGAATTTTGAGAATAAGTACAGCATGTACAGAAATGTGCAACCccaactaaccctaaccctaaccctaaaccctaaccctaacccaacaaaAAGTCAACAGAGGCCATCACTTTGCTGATGTTTGCAGCATGCCACGATGTTACAATGACGTAGCCATAAAGAAaaaccttacatactgttcagagtcaaatttgactcattttttacttttaagagctgtaaaaacaccctatatacatttctttaagtctgacttttcctaatgtgacacacagtttacaaaaaagaaataaatgcatcattttttgcagctgatacacattttccAGGGTTCTGCTTGAAgtaacacatgcatgcagaaCAATTTGAGCAACTCATAAAtacaagagaagaagaataaaggCCTCCATCTGTTTACAGTGCAGCCAAACAAATGGGGGCTTGACAAGATTCATCCATTCACCTTTAGAAAACGTATTTATCTTATTCCATCCCTTTATGCAGCCTGCCTAAAAGAGGTCATTGTGGCTGCTGTTTGAACcgaaatctgatctgaaatatacGACTGAACAATGAAACCGCCAGTGAAACAACCTCAGTAACAAACACTATGAGATGAACGATCATTTGTAAGAGCgtgtgaacaatctgacatcTCACAAGTAGAGGTAAAGTTGCAAACGTGGTCTTCCAAGGaggttgaagccctggcttttgacttacAGGGAGGGATTTTTACTTATGTTCAGTTcaagttttggaccttttgGACCACGTAGATATCCATCAACATAACAACATcaaagcaaggaaggaaggaaggaaggaaggaaggaaggaaggaaggaaggaaggaaggaaggaaagaagaagggaaggaaggaaagaaggaaggaaaggagggagggaaggaaggaacagtctaaacagacagggtcaattggacccgggaggacgacacgaaggttaagagcagatcaacaaaacaaacaaaccactgTGTTGCACCATATCTTACTGGTTGTGCAtgctggtttgtttgtttgtttgtgagtaGGAGAACACCTATTTAAGTCTGTTCTGATTACAATGATGAGCATACTGACCTCAACAAGACCCtccagtgacacacacacacacatgcaacccCCAACTCAATCAAACGTTTCTGCACACATGCAACCAGCTGTACCTTCCAGGCAGCAGATCCTCCAGAGGCCAGAGTGGGTGAGCGCTCCAGGGTCTTTCTTGTCCTTATTGTTGGACTCCTCCTGGGAGGAGTTGGCCGTGCTGTTGCAGATGAAGGCCCGGGCGTAGAGCCAGTAGTCGGTGCCGATGGCCACCGTCATCAAGGCGAAAGCTGCAAACGCCCCCATGGTGGTTAGCAGCACCTGGAT from Scomber scombrus chromosome 16, fScoSco1.1, whole genome shotgun sequence includes the following:
- the LOC133996413 gene encoding voltage-dependent calcium channel gamma-4 subunit-like isoform X1, coding for MEAKGRNMPSDISFLPRPALVWCERGIQVLLTTMGAFAAFALMTVAIGTDYWLYARAFICNSTANSSQEESNNKDKKDPGALTHSGLWRICCLEGLKRGVCSQINHFPDDADYDQDSAEYLLRVVRASSIFPILSAILLLLGGVCVASSSFYKSKRNIILGGGILFVAAGLSNIIGVIVYISAALSDISPKKDEDKKWHYSYGWSFYFGGLSFILAEMVGVLAVNIYIEKNKELRCRSRTDLFKSTTHAMLRLPSYRFRRRSRSSSRSTDPPHSPETSPIGVSKTFSLPPSAPPFSVATLPNPHHSSSGGSGGGDISMYTLTRDSKLGSLGGGAPPLYGTVDRATLYQLHNYFPKDSGGSGGGGGAVISGGTLPSHSKSNLAAAAAVAQNAAPLNTSTSAAAPAQQAPMSTATMERDRGNVGTLDRLTAKRDRDSNSDTLNRKTTPV
- the LOC133996413 gene encoding voltage-dependent calcium channel gamma-4 subunit-like isoform X2, with protein sequence MEAKGRNMPSALVWCERGIQVLLTTMGAFAAFALMTVAIGTDYWLYARAFICNSTANSSQEESNNKDKKDPGALTHSGLWRICCLEGLKRGVCSQINHFPDDADYDQDSAEYLLRVVRASSIFPILSAILLLLGGVCVASSSFYKSKRNIILGGGILFVAAGLSNIIGVIVYISAALSDISPKKDEDKKWHYSYGWSFYFGGLSFILAEMVGVLAVNIYIEKNKELRCRSRTDLFKSTTHAMLRLPSYRFRRRSRSSSRSTDPPHSPETSPIGVSKTFSLPPSAPPFSVATLPNPHHSSSGGSGGGDISMYTLTRDSKLGSLGGGAPPLYGTVDRATLYQLHNYFPKDSGGSGGGGGAVISGGTLPSHSKSNLAAAAAVAQNAAPLNTSTSAAAPAQQAPMSTATMERDRGNVGTLDRLTAKRDRDSNSDTLNRKTTPV